A stretch of DNA from Malus sylvestris chromosome 9, drMalSylv7.2, whole genome shotgun sequence:
ATTATCCTTTGTTTGTACCAGAATTAGAAATTGTGTGAATGGAGCATCTGTTGGGTCTTCTTAGAGTTCGAGTGGTGAGAGGGACGAACCTTGCTGTTCGAGATATCCGAAGCAGTGATCCTTATGTCGTCGTCAAAATGGGCAAGCAGGTAACTTCGATTTCTCTTTTCATGCTTTTGAGGTTTGCTTTTCCTgcacttcttcgatttctggacttatggatttttttttttcgacttTCAAGTTTcacttatatttatttttattacaaacAATATTACTACTCTATAAGAACATTAATTGAGAGGGGAAGGGTTTTAGTGTGACATGCCACTGAATTGAAGAGGAAGATTCTATCTGCATGTCAATCCACCTTCTTGCTTCAACTTTCAAGTTTTAGTGTTCCAGTCTTGGACTTGGGGGTTTTGCAGATGTAGATTATGGATTTCTTGTTGGTGGTTGACTTCTTGGTCAAGATTTTCTTTGATCTTGTAAGATTTTAATGCAAACTTATTTAGATTGTCTAATGTTTTAGATAGTTAAAAGACCACATGCATGCTGTAAATTAAGCAAACAAATTTGTTTGCTTAATATTTTTTTGGGATCCCCTTCAACTTTGTCCTTAATCTTTTGAAGATGCATTTCCCTCTTCCTTAAAAGACAAATTTTCTGTCCTACATTTAGATGtttaaaaggaaacaaaaagagCGAAATGGTTTTGATTGTACATATTGCCACTGATGGTTTCTATATGTAATGTGTGATGGTAGAAGTTAAAGACTCGTGTAGTGAAGAAGACTGTCAATCCCGAGTGGAACGAAGACTTAACTCTTTCGGTTGCAGATCCAAGCCTTCCTATCAAACTTGTAAGTACTATTTTCTATCAAACATTCTGGATTGATTGTCTTTCGCATACAGGGCTGGTCCTGAGATTTTTCGGCCTGTGTGAGGCATGAAATGAAACTTCGGACATTGTTCTGAATTTTTTGGGGTGCTTATATTGCAGTTTGTGTATGACAAAGACACGTTTAGTCTTGATGACAAGATGGGGGATGCTGAGTTTGAGATTGGTCCTTTTGTTCAAGCTCTACGTGTGGGTTTGCAAGGCGTACCAAATGGAACCATAATTTCAAGATTCCAACCAAGCCGGCAAAACTGTCTAGCTGAAGAGAGCTGCATCGTCTATACTGATGGCCAAGTTGTCCAGAATATGTGTATCAGGCTGAGAAATGTGGAGAGTGGGGAACTGGATCTCCAATTACAGTGGATTGATGTTCCTGGCTCTAGGGGTTTGTAGATTATGTGATTTTGTCTacaatttttgtgaaattaATCCCATGATTTTGCATTATCGTATGCATTTGGAGCATTGTAACGCCACAACCTCTGAGAGTAgatgattttcttcaattggaTCTGTTGTTCATAGACTTGATTTTGTCTACACTTTCTCGTGGAAACACTTCCATTTTTTCTTTAGACAAACCTTCTTCAATATATAGTTCGCTGCGTTTGAGAAGTGGTGATTGTAGAACAAAATTAATCAGAAAACCATTGTAGCAAAAAATTGCAAGGATGATCGCATCCAATAGAGAATCAAACTGGTTGTTGGAAATGAGATCCCCGATAGTGTACTTCACAGAACAACAATTTCTAGTCTTGGATTACATGAAAGATCCATTCAGACTTTTGGGTTGAAGTCTAGGGTCCAATTAACAAGATCAAGTGGCAGTTTTGATGAAGGTAAGGAGTGGCAGGGGCTTCTCCTTTATGGAGGACCTTTGGAATCTTTGAAAATGCAGAAGATTACAAGTATAGAATTTCCTTTAAGTTGTTAGTTTTTATTGCTTATATGATTCAGCCACATTTGTACATGAAAGAACTTGGTTGTGGTAGTTGCTGAatttatcttgagaaaatttgatttaagtcCAATTTTGTGAACCACTATTAAAAATAGTTCacttattaaaataagtccagTGATTAGGATTCCTCGTCAGCTTTGTTGacagttgtcccacatcggtgagggatAAGGTTTGCTATGTACTTATATGGTCTTAGCCTACTccccatattaccaattggttttatagtggaaccttaatttcatcatggtatcagagcgggttgTCCTCATGTGAAGCCAAATGGCCGCAtgcgctccacgtcacccagttgttgtccacgtgtagaCTTGAAAATCTGCCACACATGCGAGGGCGTGTTGacagttgtcccacatcggtaagggacaaggtttgctatgtgcttatatggtcttgggctactccccatatttcCAATTGGTTTTACGGTGGAATCTCAATTTCATCAAGCTTAATGATATTTACATGCCACATTTACAAGCAAGGAAAATAATAGTACACAAGCTAGGTGATACTAAAGAAGTGAGAATCATTTTCTCTAGCTATTCTTCTTTTGAATGATTCCAAAGGTCCGTGCTAAAGGAGAATTCACTTCTACTTTGTCCTTCAGGAAAATTGGCGCATGATCTTGGCGACAGTCGATCATCAAACCAAAAACTTGTGAAGAGTTCTTCCTCTAACTCAATGCTGGGATATGCAGCTCTTTCAAAAGTATCCTCGCCTTCTAACAAGGTCTCCCACCAATCATTTCCATTCTTTGTTGACGACGACGTTTGTGGTGGCGTACTTAAATCTTCTGCTGATTGAATATGGTCTAGAATTGGTTCTTTACTGCTTAAGTAATATGAACTTCTGTTGAATTTTTGGGGCTGAGGTCTTATCAAATTGGTCTTTCTCATTTCTTGAGATTTATTTTTCACCGTTTTCATGCGAGAATCGATCCGCAATCGAGTGTTCCAATAATTTTTCACAGCATTTGCTGTTCTTCCTGGAAGTCTTCTAGCAATCAATGACCACCTAAGTACATTACATGCATGAAGAAAAAATGATGAATACATTTGCCTGAAAAATAAGatgaataaagaaaaaaaaaagaacagagATTGCATAAACGATTTTCTTCTTTAGAATTAAATGGAGTGGACTAGTTGTTTGAGTTAATATTTAACATAAGGTTTTGTAAATAGCCAAGGCCCATGGATGTCAAATTAAGTGAAGACTTGCCCGAGGCCCAGTCGACAAGCCTGGAACAAATTGGTGCCTCCTCAATTAAAATATAGGCCACATGTGTAGGAGTGAAGTGACAAGTGACAGAGACCAACTCACTATTAGccaaaaaacactttctaaTGGCACTACAAGTAAAAAGATGATGACTTATTGCCCTCCAAGAGCTTTTGGACAAGAATAGAGCCAAAAGCAGTCGGGCcaaatcgtctataaaaggagaaagagacaacagagacaaggacactcaaccaatcaaacaaaagaCATACAAACTTGCCTCTCAACAAGCAAATACCCAAAAAGCTGCACTTCGTCCAGATTATGCACCTTTTAGCCATAGATTCCACGCAGAAAGCCATCTTTTGgcaaagctctgctaccttatCCTAGATTCGTAGAATAGATTCCctttaggaaaccttgtttgtaTTTCCTTCTTACATTTCCATTTTGCAGTACCCACAACTCTTCTACAAACTCAAAGAGAAGTGGTTGCAAGAGGTTtgaaccttgcccgacaaggtgaaatcttgcccaacTTCCTTGTGTTTGTACTTACAGTTTGTAGATCTGTTGTTTAAATGCATATTCTGTTATGTTTTAACTCACTTACAATTGTTTCTCGCTCTAAGACCCATTTATGATCAAATTTGGCTAAGCAAGTTAACTTCACTTCTTTAAGCGTCGAATTGTAATCAAGCGAATGATTAAAAGGGTTATGGACTCCCTTCATCTAAACATACAAAACTATAAGAAAAAGTCCTTGgtcacaaggcaagaaaaagaacttaatgcagACTTAATCCATTtgtgacaatcctttgataacaagaagtttaagcatcttggggcgcaagtaatcgacttagATCAAATATATTCAACATCTATTATATTGAGATAACAGTGGCACGCCTAACTctttgttagttttgattgtgagcctcaagacttacatctaaggccccacaaagacaCATTTCAAAACTAACTTTGTACTCTTCTTGTAGCACACCAAGTAGCAAGAACTCGACCAACAACCAACATCAACGCCAAGTGCCAACACTCCAAGGGAGCTGTGCCAAGGCCAAATCCTTGCCCGAACATTagttttaatacaaaaaataaaattactgcGTGTATTTATTACCAAAGTTCTCCCTTCTAATTCTATTAATTGTGAAATTTTGAATGTATAACTTCTTATCTATTCTGATCCAAGCCTCTGTTGGCCGAATACACAATCTTAAAGGTTTGCTCAGTCGACTAGGGATTAAAAGCATGAAAATGACTTTACATACAAAAATCATTACGAAGAAAGGTTGTTTGAGTTTACTAATGCCCTTCCGGataaagatttttattttttcggtCAAGAAAAAACTAAGGACCTGTTTGATACTTtatttgaatccaactttttaaactcaaaaacaattttcaagttttaggtcttaaaaacttgtttggtaggactatttttaaaaattgaacttaagactaactaaaaaatatagtctattatctaaaaacataaaaagtgagtttaagagtttttaaatttaaactctcttatttcttttctctccttcctcctctctctctccaaatctattctctcttttcttctttctctctcctttttttttattacctttTTCGTCTTTTCTCCAATCTGCTCTTTTTATCCTCTcagttctttctctcactcataTTCCTCTCTATTTCATCCGAtcatctctcttctttctctttcattcaatcatctcttactttttttcctcctctctcttctttctccctcTACCGTGACCCCCTCTGTTTAGATCTCTTTGTCTAGTTAAAGTCGtaagatttgaaatttttaatttgcatacccatcaagtttttgagtcttaaagaaaattgtttttaagaaatgtttttaagaaatgttttgagaaatgataaaaaatttcaaataagatACCAAACAGTTCCTAAAATTTTTGGTTTATTGCTATTAGCACTCGATATTTGTcttcattttaaaaattaagactAAAGTCTGAAGTTTGATTTTCAATGATACCACATTTGATAcgaatgattttttgttttgcttaacCAAAAACAACTCTGCCCCTTAAGGTagaatattataatattaaaaaatttaaaatgaatgtttataaCGCTTGCCCTCTCTAATGATTTTGTAGTTTAGATTCTCATGCTAGACTATAGCTAAAAAATAAGAGTAATCCTCACTTTACTATACTCAAGTATCATGAAATTTGCACGTTGCTACCCTTAGTTTTTCTCCTCTCACTTTTATACTTAAAATTACGATTTGCTCTAAAATCATACTTCGATACTCTAGCCTTTAAGTTCTCCATTAAACAATGATGTGGTAGGCCATTGGCccacaaaaaaaatttgggaaataattgtttttaataaatctaaaaaaaatactacaaaATCGAAAACTTTTTGCTTGATGtctaaatgaaaaataaaatgacatataaattaGGAAGTATTAGAAAATACTGAAAATATGGGGAGCCAAAATATATTAACAAGAAAGATTATATTCATACACTCCAAATTACTTACACAacaccttttatttatttttttattctacaCACCACTAATACTTCATTGAaaaacattaaaatattaaaagagtGGAAAAAGTAATTTGAGGTCTATGATTATAATCTCACTGTTAATAGGTCCAATTTCCGTACAATGAAAACGACGACATGAATTGAAAATGACACTTATTTATTAGTACCTGTTTCCCAAAAGCCTGTGAAGTCTAATTATAAGATCTACTTCATCCTCTTTAAAGTCTCCTCTCTTGATATTTGGCTTCAGATAGTTTAACCATCTTTGTCTGCAGCTCTTCCTGCACCTGTTTAAGCCTGCATACATAATTCAAAGTTTACATTCACATAACATCTTTCTACGTGAACAACAAATATTTATGAGGGACTAAGTCTCTCAACATGGCCATCCTCACACACGCATAGGTCATTTTAGCCATATATGTAAACACAATAGATGAGTGAGGTGAGAGCAAGTATGACCGTTAGACACATTAACATGTTCTAAAACATTAATAAAAGTAAAACTTGAAACTATTTAACAAAAGGTCTTAGAATGAAATACTAGTGAAATGCTTTAAAATAATACACATATCCATCTTTCACAGTTAAATATACACATTAACATATATACCTGCTTTGTATGAAACTTGGTTCCACTTTCCCTCTCCATGAATCTCAACGCACTGCCTGAGAAGATTGTCTTCCTCTCGAGTCCAGGCACCTTTTCTCACACTCAGGTTTTCGTTATATCCCTCCATCTCTTATCTGCTAGCAGCTAAGCTTAGCTTATCTTTTGCCTGCTACCCACTTCATACACTCCAGAAAGACACCTAGCTAccattatatataattagagTGTGTTTGCCATGACGTTAACGCTATGGATACCATCGGCCTAATTAATCTTACAAGGCCAGTGACGTGCATGTCTGATATCCAGAGAAGCAAACACTGACAAGTTTAAAACATTCCAACAGTTGTTATTAGCTACCAGTCTAACTTGtgaaatacacacacacacacacactcaatATATAGAAAAGCTAACATTTCTGCACGACAACATTGACAAGGGAAATCAATCCCAGGGCATAAAATTCTCTAGCTGTAATATAATATTCAAAAGCACATTCTATGAATGTGAATGCAGAATCGTGTAACTAGTTACAACACACATCTTTGACCACCATAAGATACCCTTATCATGCTTTCGCTGCTTTTTcaagtgtttgtttgcttgtgcttgtcaaaaaaaaaaaaagtgtttgcttgtaatttatggagtaggattctctcctctctttttttccctcttcttcattcccctcctatttgaataGTCACGGTCAAGTTAcattaacatcttatattaattttttatagaaagagaaagacaaaataaagaatgtGAGAGGAATGGATGGAATGGaacgaaaaaaaaagaggagaaaatCCTAGCCCGTAATTTATTGCTACTGTCTGCATTTTGCGGCACCCCCACTATATTGCTGTACAAAACTCCTACGGAAGTTTAGACGCTACACCTAACACATTGCTCAATATAATTGGCCTACGTGCTTCAACTCACTAAGCTTTCACAAGAGTCAATCTCAGTTAATGTCTCTGTACTCAAATCTTAGTTTACTGTCACTAAAAAAACACTTAGGCATACGAAAATCATTTGTCCCCTAGAGCAAGAATTCTCTCCTAAGATTTCAGGCTTACATTATTTTCATAGGTGGTTCAGCCTTGTTAATTTAACTCCACGTGGTTAATCTACATTTAGGGTCACTGCTTACTTGGTCACATTATACCATGGGTGGTCCTACTTGGTTATCTGTCTTGCGGGACCACGCTATCAGATGGCGTATGTTCTCACTTGGTTAATCCGTATTGGGGGACTATGCGTATTCTAAAGATGGATTTCGTTGAATGGTTTATATCCCTTTCCCTTATttgttccgttgagtggtccgaaaccTTGTCTTCGTTGGATTCCGTTAAGCGGTCCAGAATATTATTTCTTGTTAGGTTCTGTTGAGTTAGTCCAAAACCCTAGATTCTTATGCATAGAAGTTGCTCAAGTTTATGTTTGTGTCTGTAACTTAGGGTTACAATGCTAGACAATTGGATTTCAAGTAGAGAACTACGACAACCATTATGAAGGTTGTCTTTATTAGTGACGTGATATATGATCTTGATGGTTGAttatttgttgtgattgttgAATTGTTGTTGGAAAGTAACGTGATATGTGTGAAAGATGAAAGGGAAATCTTGGTTTTTATATGGTTTAGTTTAGGAGTGGGCACAAGTCGAGCCGGGCTCAAAGTTGGAGGGACCAGACCGGACCCGTTTATAAATGGAACATAGCGGGTGTTGGGTTTATAAGAAATAGAACCGGACCTATCTCAGTCTGTTACAAACGGGTCGGTTCCTACGTGTTCAGggtcctttttattaaattttttctaGGGCATAATTTGCCTATAAATCTTTATTAGGATTCTTTCAAGAATGGTTGACACGAGGAGCTCAGTATGTTGTCAATAATGCTACTTGTTTGGTTGCTCAGAAATTGAGGGAAAATGAAAGAGTAGTGGAACTGATGTTGTGTTCAAAAATGGCAACAGCAAACACCCAAAATCCCTTTAATCATTTTGTAAATCCCTAATTGATTCTTCAAGCCTATATCCCTAAAACTGAATACCTTAAATCTAAAGAATTGAAGATTTCGAACAGAAATAGGGGGGAATTTATGTCACCTTAGACCTTCGAACGATTTCTGAGCACTGCAATTGAACCACTGATGCACGAACTGATACTGTTATACATGAACCATTTCTAGGCACTGCAGTAGAGAGATGAAGAGGCAATGCCTTTCGGAATTCGAGATAGGAGAGACCGACCGACAGACGGAGTACAGATCTGCGCCTGCATTGCCGTTGCGAACTCAACAACAGATAGTTGAGATAGGATTTGTTCAAACTTAGAAATGAACGGTGGAAATGGTTCGGTCCGGGCTGAGAGCCCATCCTCTCCGCTCCCCTTCCACGCGGGTCCTTAGATATGACATATTAATTAGTTAACAAATTTGATGATTCCAATATTTAGAGTAAAACTTAATTTTAAGTTATAAATCTACCCCAGAAATCATAATTATAATTACACGTCGTCATCATCTTGTTACACTATGATATTATATTTAACGTCAAAGAGAaggatattgtccgctttgtgCCTCGACCACGCTCTTACGGTTTAGTTTCTGGGAattcacatgagaacttcccagtggatcatcCATGATGgaattgctctcgcacgaacttgcttaacttcggagttcctaaggAATCCGAAACCAATGAGCTTCCAAAAgaccttgtgctaggtagagatgagaatatacatataaggcttacaagatccactcccgtAGACGATGTGacatcttacaatccaccccccttaggggcccgacatcctcgtcgcCACACTTCCAGCCAGTGATtggttctgataccaaattgtcatatcCCAATTCAGGCCCCCAtcacatctcgggctcgactccacagtagcacgatattatccgctttgagccctgaccacgccctaaCGGTTTTGTGTCTGGAAATTCACAcaagaactttccagtgggtcacccattatgggattgctctcgtgcgaactcgcttaactttggagttcctaaggaatccgaagctagtgagctccaaaaaggcctcgtgctaggtagagatgagaatatacataaaaggcttataggatccaccCCCCTgaacgatgtgggatcttacaaaaATTTAAGACAATTATATTTTTGTAAATAATTACTCAAGCATCTTTAAAATTTTACTACATTTTCCCTTCATTGAGCACTAATTTTCTTAtaacggaaaaaaaaattcaagttggATTCCTTCTCTTTATAATTTGTTTAGTTtcttataattaatatatgtgAATAATGTTAACTAACTTACCTGATCAAGAATAAATGAGAGCAATTACtatttatatatcatatataaaaATCCTGAAAGAAAAATTCTTAACATTGCCTGCTGAAAGTACGATGAGTAGGACTAGAAAGAGAAGGGAGTGTGATATCCGACAGTGTGTCTTATACatagtctaaaatatccataatatcccgatattttcatcgaaatttccgtgtttttggattatcgatatttccgatatcatcgatattttagaccttactaagttactcatgtatcttaccatgcaatgtataaagtgtaaaatattgtactaattcattatatataaatgattatggtgtatttaaacttctttcattaattactacatattttatacactcacaatgtttgccagctcgctatataatcaacttaaatcagttatatccatcatgcaatgcatttccttccaaatttttgtgataaactaatagataattgactaaataaacatcctgcaaagtttcaataaaaat
This window harbors:
- the LOC126581955 gene encoding protein C2-DOMAIN ABA-RELATED 4-like; amino-acid sequence: MEHLLGLLRVRVVRGTNLAVRDIRSSDPYVVVKMGKQKLKTRVVKKTVNPEWNEDLTLSVADPSLPIKLFVYDKDTFSLDDKMGDAEFEIGPFVQALRVGLQGVPNGTIISRFQPSRQNCLAEESCIVYTDGQVVQNMCIRLRNVESGELDLQLQWIDVPGSRGL
- the LOC126581952 gene encoding transcription factor MYB1-like: MEGYNENLSVRKGAWTREEDNLLRQCVEIHGEGKWNQVSYKAGLNRCRKSCRQRWLNYLKPNIKRGDFKEDEVDLIIRLHRLLGNRWSLIARRLPGRTANAVKNYWNTRLRIDSRMKTVKNKSQEMRKTNLIRPQPQKFNRSSYYLSSKEPILDHIQSAEDLSTPPQTSSSTKNGNDWWETLLEGEDTFERAAYPSIELEEELFTSFWFDDRLSPRSCANFPEGQSRSEFSFSTDLWNHSKEE